The Glycine max cultivar Williams 82 chromosome 12, Glycine_max_v4.0, whole genome shotgun sequence genome window below encodes:
- the LOC102663943 gene encoding uncharacterized protein, with amino-acid sequence MIPEYSKLLKDLITKKKSLKDYDIFTVEKDCSTILQNSTKLGDPGSFTIPISIGNLLVGRSLLDLGSSVNLMPLSLLNKIGKVAMKPTRMMLQLADRSIKFPPGIVENMPVRVRRFTIPMDFVIMDIREEVVVPLILGKPFMNTANVVISVAVRKCTL; translated from the coding sequence ATGATACCAGAATACTCAAAGCTCTTAAAAGATCTCATAACTAAGAAGAAGAGTTTGAAAGACTATGACATATTTACTGTTGAAAAGGATTGTAGTACCATCTTGCAGAATTCAACGAAGCTAGGTGATCCAGGTAGTTTTACTATTCCTATATCAATTGGGAATCTATTagtaggaagatcattacttgATCTTGGATCCAGCGTCAACCTAATGCCATTATCTCTGCTAAACAAAATTGGAAAGGTAGCAATGAAACCAACACGCATGATGCTACAACTAGCGGACCGTTCCATTAAATTTCCTCCTGGAATAGTGGAGAACATGCCAGTACGAGTTCGGAGGTTCACCATACCAATGGACTTTGTCATCATGGATATCAGAGAAGAAGTTGTTGTCCCTTTAATTCTAGGAAAACCATTCATGAATACCGCTAATGTTGTCATCAGTGTTGCGGTAAGAAAATGCACTTTATGA